CACTAGCTAGTGCTGTAAATGCTATGACATAAGCATTTATTCCTGTTAAGGAGGTTACAAACGATGTAAGAAGTAATTACAATGCGCAGAATTAAAAAGGAAACTTTGGATCTATAATGAACTAAAGAAGTGGACTGGAATATCATTGAATGAGAAGGAAAACCTGTGACACAGCTTATAAGATCTGTTATCTTAGTCACAATGTAAGCTATTCCACTGATGAAAAGCAGAGAGCAAATGAAAGAAATCCATCCATGAGCAATATGGCATGGGGGAACAAAAGCAAACAGAAATCTCCATGGTAAAAGCAACAACTGCCAGAAAATCCGAGCTATGCGGATATAGATATTGTTCATCTTTTTAGATTCTTGGCTCTCCACCTGTTGAAAAAATTTACTGACTAGTCATCATAAACTGACTATATATTGTTAGAATTTTCCTACATAAGTCCTCTATTAGTGAACTACTGCTCATAAACTAATGCATCTCTTTACTAATCCTtccattataaatttataattcaaatcaaattttagttATCCATTCATAAACTAATGCATCTCTTTATTATCAAAGGATGCAATGTCCGTAAATTGCTCAATTATGAGAAGTCCAAACCAGATCCAAAATTTGCATTGTTTTTTTACAACGAATAACTCctaattttatggatttcatTAAGCTATACTCTAAGTCCTAAATTCAACAATAAGGGCAAGGTTTAAATCAACATCTCAAATTTATGACtgtaatttcttaatttacaaTTTCATGTCCGAAACTTCTTAGTGTGGGATCATCATAACTTAACTGATTCAGTAAATATGGAAATATTATTAACAATGAGATACTTTACAAGGAAGTATGGCCTATCTGTAATTTAACTGGGACTAAACAAAGATACAGTCTATCCTTTGTGGATTTAAGAGACAGAAGATGCAGAGGAATGAAATAGAGAGAGAAAATGATTTGGtacttaaaaatatcaaaattgagGAGAAAGGTGGATGCTTCATATGTTACCGAAATTGCCAAATGGATAAAGACAACAAAGAGTGTGATCAAGACAGGGCCAGAAGGACAGGCATCACCTTCAAATTGCAGTTTGCCAGTATACTCCATGAGGCCATTCATCATCTTTTCTAtgattattattgttttctttgctATGCTTTGATTTgcaataattttcaaattttcaattggttttaaaaaaagtgaattTGATTGATAGTAAACAATTGCataattcatttataaaataaaaattacatgttGTACTTAACAATCTCATCATAATTCATAAAAGGCCTCACTGTATGCAagtcaaatttgaattttaaagagTCCAACAACGTCAATTGATCCATATATCCCCAATTAATGGGCAGGCGTGACTGTGGCTGTTGTTATTCTTGAATCTATGATATCAGCATTTAATCTTTAAGACATGCTagcattataaaataaagtaccGTCAGTGCATCGACAAATTGTCGTCTCCAAATTGTAAGCAAGCAGGTATCCTCAGGCCTTGCTTCCATATCTCTATCAGAATTTTCTGCATCATCTATTTGAGGTACTCTTACATACAATCTATCTGCAAATTAGAAAATTTGCGACATAAGACTGTTCTGACATTTCATAATGTTTCTCatactaaaaaaattgtttctgaagaagaaaacaTTGAGAGTAAATCCAACTTTCACTACATTAAGGTGTTCATGAAACAGCTACCTCTGTGGTTTTCTGAATGAATGGAAAAAATATCAACAGTGTCACTGTTCTCTTCATTAAAATGAATTATCTCAGAGCACTCCACTTTGTCATGGGACTCTTGTTTAGGAGTCTCTTCCGGTACCCAATCCTCTGGCCTCTCATCTCTTGCacttcaaatataaaatgagacATCAGAATAGATAGGTAAAAATTCAAGAGGATCGTGAAATCTTAATCTTTTTACTTAATTCTAAAACATGAAACAAACTGAAGCACATACATAGGTAGAGAAATATAGGGCCAACGTTTATCTTGAGCATAAGCATGAATCAACAGTAATCCGTACTGAAGTACTGTAAACAAGGCCTCCCATAGAGTTATCACGTTTGGAGTCCATACCTACATTCAATTTTTGGATGAATATTCCGCATAAAAAGGACGATCAAGAATTAAATAACAAGCAAACTATGATACAGTTAAACAAGATAATCTCTTCTATGTTAACTTTAAAATACTTTTGAGTTTTGAATGTTTTTAAACTTATCAAACCTAAGTATGAGtaccaaatttataattgttctAACTAGCAGATTGAGATACAAGCTCGTGAAGGATATTCAGAGCCAACTTAGGAGATGCCAATGCAATTATACACATTGGCCATGGAAAAGTAAAATCATATCTAACATCCCTTAAATGTTAAATACAGTTTCTAAGGAGAGAAGGCTTCTTGTCAGAAATGAAGGCTCACATTATAGTTCTTACATATTAAATGTTTAAATACAAATGAATGTTTAAGTAGTACCTCCAAAATTATGTATAACCAAAAGTAAgcccaaaatgaccaaaatagcTCCACTATCCATACACCTAGATCAGCAATCTTTTTCAACTCTCCTGCTTTTGGAATTACTACACAAACGGCGTGGATGGGGAAGAGGTCAAATGCAGCAGAACCAACGAGTGTTCCAGGTCCCAAACCTGAATATTAAGCACAGTTATCAAGAATTATAGTTACAATAGTGCTCAGCAGTCTAAAGCCACTAAAGAAATAAAGTAGTTGAACATCAGAATAAAACAAATACTCATACTGCAGCatcaaatattattcaaaagGAAGGAAGCCACTGCAGCACTCAACTCACTCGTTAAACAACTAAATATAAATCTAGcttttaaacaattaaaaagtacttcaaaaatatactaaataagTCTAGCTTTTTCTATCATTATTCTACATGTTGCCTCCCCCGAACTgaccaaataaatataaatctttCAGTACAAGGTAATTGTTGGAAAGACATATTAACATGAGAAAAAGTGACAAAAATAATTACTAACCAACAACAACAAAGCCTTTTTCCACTAAGCGGAGTCAATTAAATGGACAACGCTATCATCATATCATATTGTATGGTAAAAGTCACTATTTAGTGGCGCATGTTCCCTAAACTTCAAGTACACCAATACAAAAAATCAACAAAGGTATCCAATTTGACTTTAGTATCCATCACAAGAAATATAGAGTTCGAAAGCTTTGAAAAAACAAACCTCCAGCATACCGATTCCCCAAATTTTGTATAGCATCAATAGTAGCTAATGATATCTGAGGAAAACTGGTTCCAAAGGCCAACAGGCTAATATCTGCAATTGTATAATTCCAAACTTTTTCATGTTTAATGATTTCAGTTTTAGTAACTGGATCTATCACCACTACTTCCCTTGTGTGCTTGACCACGTTTTCCATCGATTTAAAGAAGCGACCGGTTATAGCcgataatccaatgaaacaataAGCAAGgccaagaaaatataaaaaaatccgAAAAGTATTCCCAAGATCAGTTTCTCCACTAAAAATAAGGTAGCTTTCACATTTTTCATGCCCCAATAACAGTTTACTGGAAAACCAAACCATTTTATCAACCCTTCTTGGCCAAGTCAAAGTGGCAACAGAATCTCAATCAATCCAAAATTTCAGATCAGTTATTTGTAATCAtcacaaaacaaaacattcacaTTACCTGATATCATGGTTCAGTATTAGAaatcaaattgaaaattaatcAAAACAATATATACGTATATATGCATATACAACAAATGATACCATTTGAATTGGAGAAACAACAAAAgcatgaaaaacaaaatttcgGGTGAGAAAATATCTTCAATTAAACACTCTCAAGTTGAGTCAGTGTCAGTTGTAGTAGATTTGGAAATTTGGAAAAAgctaatttcattttttttttcttatcacttttttgttgttgttgaaattattGAAGCAGTATAATTACAAGTGGGAATTGAAGCACGCAAAAATTGAGTACATTCAGCTCGGTGATGAAAAAGACATAAACCTAAAATAATTGTGAAAAGGCAAGCTTGTCGTTTCTGATCTGAGAATTAGAACAGCAAATTGATGGGGAAAGGAATGGAAAACATGGAATTGATATGACGCGCTGAGAGGGGAAAAAGATAATCGGAGAATTACCGGCGAAGATAGAACTCGCCGGAGAGTTGCCGGCGGCAATGGCGGTATTTGTTACTCCGAATTAAAGCAGTGGATTTTGGAATTGAGAGTAGATTTTTTAGAACGTGTTTGCATGGTAAccagattttattttattttatataatagtaAATGATAAATAATCTTCTTTCTCTTCCGTATAAAAAATATcctaaaagttaaatttaataaaaagtgtaaaaatatcttatacatagtatataaaaattaaattcaaagaaATGTCGAAATAATCTAAACATTATGATTGtgatcataattatttatataagcGAATAATGTTGCTGCTTCattcaacaataaaataaaataataataatgtcgcTGCTTCattcaacaataaaataaaataataataatgtcgcTGCTTCTTAGCATAATCAAGTAATAAACTATACGAGAGAGATCttcttttttataagaaataataCTAAACAAGAGAGATATCGTACACGAAACATTTTGACTCAAATTGATggtatttttgtcattttcattctttgtTATTCTgactatttattaatttaagttattattttttcacataatgctgaattatttattttacttttgattttaattttcttgataATTTTTTGTACTCTATCATcataaatatttacattaatttatgattttatttatttcacacaatactaaaacattaattttacttttttttttctttagtacaattacaatatatttatttgtttttttatttcaattttttctttagtAAAATTCCAACACATTTTTCAATTACAACATTTTCAGaacacttataaaataaaaaaataaaaaaaatcaatgaataaatattgttattttaatcattatttttaaagtctagattatatctttgttattttaaatttactcaAAGAGAtcatttgaaatgaaaatttgaataattatattcaCGAAGTTCAGAGATTCTTGAATATCCTTTGTCAGTGTAaactgatttttgttttttgcatttctacccttataatattttcaaagttAATAGCAAAAGAAAGCGTAAAACCATGTATGAGTTCTTCCCTTctttttctatattattttcTCCTATAACTTTTTGTCATCTTTattatccattttttttttatatttctctacACTATTTTGATCATTCTAATGATATTAGTTTCTCGTTATGATTTtataactataaaatataatgtGACATGTTTTAAATTACATGACATATAATATGATGATAAATAATGATTAAGAGCTATAAAATTGCAAGAAAAcactataaaaatttaaatttcaacttcagatttttttaaaatttaattaatgatatatgaataattatatcatgaaatcatatatcacattatttaaaatatgtcaaaatatctttttttttagttcACAAATATGCAGAATTGATAAAAACTgccgacttttaaaataaagagatcaATTTCGTGAATTGGTGCAAATAAAGTGacaaaaactataattaagCCTAAAATATATTAACTCGTGGTTTTATTCTTGTGCATCGCAAGGGTGTGCGATCTAGTTACTctatgaatatatattttttatttatattttatgagtaATTTTGATTTCGATTTGaccaataattataaatatgaaattaaagagTATACAATGTTGTCCTTAAGTTATAACTTTACAGATAAactaatattgatattgttaagttGTACATCATATTTTAAGTTCGAATGTGAAACGTTGTATGTGAGtttctaataatatttatcatctcTTCTACAAGagaaaaaaactatataaatatatatataaaattgaagaCTTAATGTATTTTACACTAATAGTTTATGGTCATTAAattctataaatatttaaattcgtGATTTAATTActaagatattattttaataatcaaacatatatataaagttGGAGACTAAATGTATTAGTACAATTGATTTAGTCAACCTTTAATATACAATATGTGAATGCTGACATACATGAGTTAGTGTACAAACTAATAATTTGacaatcaatatttatttacatttttttaaaacaattaattatttgttcatttaaaatcatatgaTAATTTGTTGAATTGATTTATTCATAGTTGGAttgatgaattttgttttttatcattaatttataataaattattatgtcGTAGAGATACATCAAAATTGATGTTATATAAAATTACATCGTTGACTTTAATATTGACATATCTTATTTacatagaaaataattatagatagccaaaatttatataatcaatttgaTATTACCttattgttgattttatttttgtttacatGTCTGGTTATCACGTACTATAAAAGTATAAAGGTATATATTATGGAATACACAATATTCAAGAAAGATAAATGCACACCTCTCCATATATATTGAGAATTAGTTACTCTAggaataattattaaatgagttattttgtttaataacttaatataaatattgaattttaataatttaactatcAAAGCAAAAACttttattaaatagattaattttataaatttttataaaattttaaaactatttaatatttaattaaataatttcaaataaatgtataataattttttaaagcatAAATAAATATCGATAGTTATACAtaactataaattttggaaTTACATAAAACGTTGTGGACTTGataattactatatatattaagTCAATAATAAACGGttgtattaataattttgatgtttataataaattattaagtggagtaatttatttttaaattaaataatatattgttaatataaactaattttagtGAATATaaactcttattattttaataaataattataacttttataattaaataatcagTCAATCAATCTATTGAATTAATTATCGACATGGATCACGTGTTATAAAACATGGATCACGTGTTTGACTAAAACATTAGCCGACATGTACAGTTGGATTGGATAGGACGTAAAGAACCAAATACTGCCCGGTATCCTTTTTTcagttataatttaaataaataaaaattaatttatataaattgaacatattaatttttattgattaaattataatttttttaaattagtcaaaataattttcaagaacGAGGGGAAGACAAAATATAACTACTGATTTGAAGTTGTGTTCTgagactaaaaatttaaatttttattgtaaataattcaGTGTTCTCTCTatagtaaattataaaaaaaaaaatagataacttaatgtatattaaaagaatattattgatcacatttaatttatatgattctaataaaaaagataaatttattttctaaattattcTCAATACCTAATAAATTGagtttaaaaatacaaaaagttatattaaatgaatgatagtttaaaattttttatcattaaataagaaaaaaatattgatttttgcttgtaagaaaaattaattttgtttatattttatttaatgctATTCAATTGCGTAAAAAagtgtttatttattaaatatgaataatattcATTCACTTAAATTGGTAAATACATCAATACAATACATTTAAAATCGCTAACATAAAAATGATGAATCTACAAACAAACTCACAACATTTAtgttaataacatataatatgataattttgCACAAAATGACAACAATACCTGCAAATATGACAAATTGTAATTTgtctctatatatataatgttgatatgttaaaattattgattaaaatttgtaaTGAATCAAAAATATTCTACAAATCTAAATCAAATGAACATCGCACCAAAATAGACCGAACATAAAAAAACGTCACACTTAGACGACgataaaattagataaaaaacgaaagaaaaactaaatatatgtgaagttcacttatttaaataaaatgaataaggaaAACAACTTATAGTAGTGATTCTAAACCAAAAATTTGTCTTAGATAATCTTTTGTTGTGAGTTAAGAAAATGTGAGAAATTTATGATATAGTTAATATTaagatgatttatttttattaaattgtttatagTGAAATATGTGAACTCTTTGGCACAACTAAACATCGaattaaatgtttttaaaacaaaaaatttagaaaacaaaaaatgataaagCAACTTAAATTATACAAGAATTAAATGATACAAATATAGtgcataaattaaatgatttttttaaatttcaatataacAACTTAAATTATCTAAGATTTGGAATAGAGTGAGTAATAATGGATTAACTATACAactaaaaaatctaaaaatttaatgacagttttagttcttatattattattaatttatggaATTGGTATTCCTACTTTATAAATCTAAAGTTTTTGTcactcatttaaatttttgaattaaaaaattaacacatttttaatgatgtaacattcaattttatgatatagaactatttagataaattaattattcatatgttattaattaaactaaatatatcaaaaatttatgaaatttaaatataaatttttatggtattatattttaattttaatgaatatcaATTATCGGCGAACTAAAAAAAAGTAAGATTACATTGGCgaactaattaaaattaataacaagtAGTAATTGAATAATACAACGCAATCTATTTTTGACATGTTTAGCGATTTGTCAtggttattatttattattctttttctgGAACGAGTTATAATTTAAACGAATatgatcaaattaaatatattaaataatattattgatcaCATTTAATTCATgcaaatttgataaataaaatttaatttattgtataaattattttgaataactaataaattaaatcattgaaaatataaaattctattAAATAAGGAATACTTTAAagattatattattaaataaattaaaactattgatttttttattatatttcatttcggATGTAGTAACTTATTTCTTATGCTCACCCCTCATGTCATGTAAGGTGAAAAGAGTAAGAAGAGTCTGCCCCAAGGCCCATAACACAACACGAGAAGGAAGTTTCAACTTTCGTCTTTTCCACATCAAGTGAAGAGAGGGAACGCCAAAAGAAGGAAATGTAAGTAAAAACAAATTCTTAAAACTTGATAATTGGTCATGATAGTGAAAGGATAAGAGAGATAGAATAAACTTCACTTCTACAAATCTCACCCATTATATTGGTTTAATTTTGTAACTTTTTAGTTGAGTATATAAATGTTAGAAGACCAATTtctatttaaaagaataaagatacacaaatgtaaaagaaaaaaatctatGATGTTCAATCATAGAGTTTCGACCAATTATGTCTACGTCTCTTATTATAAAGCGACCACAACacatttttatgatgatttaaGAATAAAGTTTACAATgtacaatttatatttaaagagaAATGCTAATGAATGAACTTGAAGCATTTGTTAAGTaactaaatatgaaattttcatattaaaaatgtattgaAACTGTGTTTTTAACTTTTTGAAAGGTTAAAGTTTGTTGTTTTTAATACAAAACTTCTAAAATTTAGTTTCCTTAATAAGTGATCTAAGAACACTTTTAACATGACTCATTTAAATACTATTGATCCAAATTACAATATTATCCATGATATGTCCAACAATAATTACTATCATTGGGCGACTTGCTCCCTTACCACTTAATATGAGCCATATCCAACAATAACTATTACCAGTAGTCTTTGCAGGAGCACACACCATTTTTAAAATGATGAAAACGGTTGCAATCTCTAACAATAATCTCCCTTTTAAATTCCCTAGATACCATTTTCATAACAACATGACAATCACTACATATCCTCAAGTTCTT
The genomic region above belongs to Cicer arietinum cultivar CDC Frontier isolate Library 1 chromosome 4, Cicar.CDCFrontier_v2.0, whole genome shotgun sequence and contains:
- the LOC101489725 gene encoding magnesium/proton exchanger translates to MVWFSSKLLLGHEKCESYLIFSGETDLGNTFRIFLYFLGLAYCFIGLSAITGRFFKSMENVVKHTREVVVIDPVTKTEIIKHEKVWNYTIADISLLAFGTSFPQISLATIDAIQNLGNRYAGGLGPGTLVGSAAFDLFPIHAVCVVIPKAGELKKIADLGVWIVELFWSFWAYFWLYIILEVWTPNVITLWEALFTVLQYGLLLIHAYAQDKRWPYISLPIARDERPEDWVPEETPKQESHDKVECSEIIHFNEENSDTVDIFSIHSENHRDRLYVRVPQIDDAENSDRDMEARPEDTCLLTIWRRQFVDALTVESQESKKMNNIYIRIARIFWQLLLLPWRFLFAFVPPCHIAHGWISFICSLLFISGIAYIVTKITDLISCVTGINAYVIAFTALASGTSWPDLVASKIAAERQKTADSAIANITCSNSVNIYVGIGVPWLIDTLYNFIAYREPLRIQDAGGLSFSLIVFFSTSVGCISVLVVRRLVFGAELGGPRLWAWITCAFFMLLWIIFVVLSSLKVSGFI